TACCTTAAAAATAAGGATAACAACCTGCGCATATCTTCCATAAAGTTCGAGAATATGGATATTGATACCCTGCCGCTGGTGCAAAGCATTAACTTCGACCTGGATTTGACCGGGTCCGACGGTAATTTTATCTACTTTAACCCTAACGTACTCACCATGACGAACACTAACCCGTTCCTCAGCGAGAACCGTTATACTGATATTGAATTTGGCTACCGCGATAACATGACCTTTACCGGTATGTACAAAATTCCGGCCGGTTACAAAGCCGAAACTTTACCTAAAAGCGTAAGCCTTACCACGCCGGACAAAAGCGTTGTGTTCCGCAGAATGGTAAACTTTTCAAACGACGTGATATCGGTACGTTACTATGTTGACCACCTTAAGACTACTTACTTTAAAGAAGATTATGCCGATTTTCGTGAATTTAGCCGCCAGATGTATGAAATGCTGAATGAGCAGATCGTGTTAAAGAAATCGTAATCCCACATGTTTAAGAGATTGTTTTTATTAGGTATGCTGCTTGCGGGCGGCATACCTGTTTTTGCCCAAAAAGTATCGCCGGAATTATATAAGGCTTCAACCATACCTGATTCTCTTAAAACGGACGCGGATGCTGTATTGCGTTACAAAAGCGAGGAAATTACCATCAGCACACCTGGCCGCAGAATACATAAGGCGCACTCGGTAGTTACCGTGTTAAACGAACATGCTATTGATGAAACCCGCATTATATTACCGTATGATAAAACCTCGTTCATCAATTCTTTCCAGATGATTGTTTATAACGCGGATGGTGGTGTCATTAAAAAATATAAGAAAAGCGATATGTACGACCGGTCGGCTATCGACAATATTTCCATAATAACCGATCAGCGCATAAAGGCTATTTCACATACGGTAGCCTCATATCCGCTAACTATCGAAATGATATTTGAGCTTGAGGATGATGGTATTCTGAGCTATGGAAGCTGGCAGTTGCAGGAAGCGGAACGTTCAGTGCAATACTCATCATGTACGTTTATTGTTAACCCCGCAGCCGGCTTACGCTATAACAATCGCAATACCACCATTAAGCCACAAAAATCAGTTATAAACGGTAACGATGTTTATAGCTGGAGCGTGTCAAACCTGAAGGCTTTTAAAAACGAAAAAGGGGTGCCCGAATGGTGTGTTGCGCCACGGGTTGATTTTTCGCCGGTTAACTTTTCTTATGATAATCGCCCAGGAAAATTAGATACCTGGGAAAATTTCGGCAAGTGGATTCAAGCGCTCAACAGCGATGTAAACACCCTGCCGCCTGCCCGTGCCGAAGAGTTCAGGAAAATGACTGCTAACTTTAAAACGGATAAAGAAAAGGCTAAATTTTTATACGAGTATTTGCAAAAGAACATGCGTTACGTGAGTATTCAGTTGGGTATTGGCGGTTTAAAGCCATTTGCCGCGAGCTTTGTCGACCAAAAAAAGTATGGCGACTGTAAGGCCCTTTCCAACTATATGTACGCTATGCTTAAAGCGGTGAACATACCGGCCAACTATGCCCTGATCCGGGCCGGCGAAAACAGCGAACCTGCTGATTTTGCATTTAGCCAAAACAGGTTTAACCATGCCATATTGTGTATTCCCTTTAAAAACGATACCACCTGGCTGGAGTGCACGAGTGATACACAGCCATTCGGTGTGTTAGGCACATTTACTGAAAACCGTAATGCTTTACTTATAACCGAGAGCGGCGGCAAACTGGTGAGCACGCCTAAAACCAAAGCCGCAAACAATGCCTTTAACAGCAATGTAAATATTAAGCTTAATGCTGATGGCAGCGCGGTATCAACCATAAAATTAAAAAATACCGGTGAGTTCAGGAGTATGATGCTTGGGGTTGCCGAAATGTCGGTTGATGAGCAAAAAGAATTTTTTATCCGGTATCTTAAAATGAAGCAACCCGCTGCATTCAATATTAAGCAAGCCGATGATAAGGATGGCATGAAAGAACTGGAACTGGAAATGGCGTACGATAAATTCAGCGATGTAATTGCCGGGCCGCGCCAGTTTTATAAACCGGCCGCGTTTGACCTTTGGGCATACACCTGCCCGGCGGAAGAAAAGCGCAAAGCTGATTTTTACTTTGACCATCCGTTGTTAAAAAATTGTGTAACCACCATTAGTTTACCCGAAGGGTTTGAGGTGGAGAACATGCCGGCTAATCAAACCTTAAAATTTGCCTACGGCGATTATACTCTGAACTACGCTTATGATGCAGCCAAAAATGAAGTGGTTAGCACGGCTAAATTTACGTTAAACAACCACATTATCCCGGCGGCAAAGTATACCGAAATGCAGCAATACCTGGATAACGTAGCGAAAGCGCAAAACAAAAAGCTGGTTATAAAACGCAAGGCGTAACTTTGCGCCGATGATTTTCAGGCTTGATGAACGTTTGCTGTTTCCGGATCCGGCCCTGGCCGAAGCGGATGGCCTGCTGGCCATAGGCGGCGATTTGAGTGCCGGACGATTGATGCTGGCTTACCAAAACGGCATATTTCCGTGGTATAGTGATGACACACCCATACTGTGGTACTCGCCGCACGAGCGCTTTGTGCTGAACCCGGCAACGGTAGTCATCTCAAAAAGCATGCGGCAGGTACTGCGCTCGGGCAAGTTCAGGGTAACATTTAATACTGCCTTTGCAGAGGTAATAAAGGCTTGTTCGCTGGTACCTCGCGAAGGGCAGGATGGCACCTGGATCACCGGTGATATGATGGCGGCTTACATCAATCTGCACCAACTGGGCAAAGCCCATTCTGTAGAGGTTTGGCAGGATGAGGCGCTGGTTGGCGGCCTGTATGGGGTAGAAGTAGGCAAGGTTTTTTGCGGCGAAAGCATGTTCAGCAAAGTAAGCAATGCTTCAAAAACCGCGCTTATTACACTCTGCAAAACAGGTAAGTACAGCCTTATTGATTGCCAGGTATATACTGAACACCTGGAAAGCATGGGTGCGGGCATGATCGGCCGCGATGAATATATGGCCATACTGCGGCAATAAACTGTTACCTTCGCATTTGTACATGCAAAGCACCAATACACAAGAGCGTATAATTTTAGGCATCGACCCGGGTACAGCCGTAATGGGTTACGGGCTGATCAAGCAAACCGGCTCCAAATTGGAGCTTATTAGCCTGGGCGTGGTAAAAATGGGTAACATTGACGATCACATGCTCAAGCTGCAGCGCATCTTCGAAAAAACGGTAGCGCTTATTGATAACTATCATCCCGATTGCCTGGCAATTGAGGCGCCTTTTTACGGTAAAAACATTCAGGTAATGCTTAAGCTGGGCAGGGCACAGGGCATGGCTATGGCCGCGGCTTTGTCCCGTAATGTTGATATAACCGAATATGCTCCCCGCAAAATAAAACAATCCATAACCGGTAACGGCAATGCCACCAAAGAGCAGGTTGCCGGTATGATACAACGCTTGCTGAATTTTACCGAAACCCCCGATTTTCTCGACGCTACAGATGGCCTGGCCGTGGCGGTATGTCACGCGTTTCAGCGCAGCGTTGTTAGCGGCTCCTCTTCTTCTTCAAAAAAATCATACTCCGGCTGGGATACCTTTGTAAAGGATAATGCCACCCGCGTATCAGGCGTTGGTAAAAAGAAGTAGTAAGGTGTTTATAACTTACCCCAGATGTTAAAAACTATCATTACCTCGATACTTCCCTCGTCGCCTATCTTTGAAAGCACCAAATAGTTCTTTGTAAACACCGTAAGGTTGCCGGTTTTATAACTGGTATTAAAAGGGAACCATGTTAAACTCATGGGCTGACGTTGCAACTGTATCGTTTTAGTCATCAGCGAGTTGTGAATAGTGAATGGTGAGCGGTGAGTAGTGATTGGATGTCATTCCAATGCTCACAACTGACTACTAACCACTCACCAGTGACAACTGACCATTGACCAAAACAAAGCCAGACACCTGCCCTGCGGTATTTGACAGAACTTTCACGCATAGGGTTTTGCCAAAAGAAGTAGCCTGCCTGCCGGCGCCATTGAGCGCTTGCCTGTCGCGCCCTCGTCTTTTGTCAGTACCTGCTGCAACACATACAATAATTTAATTAACGAGGCGCTTATGAAACAGGAAAACGATGAAGTATTGCTACGAGAGAACAAAGACCGCTTTGTGATTCTCCCCATTAATTACCCCCGTATTTGGGAAATGTACAAAAAGCACGAAGCCAGCTTTTGGACAGCCGAGGAAATTGACCTTAGCGACGACCTGAAGCACTGGGAAACGCTTAACGCCGGCGAAAAGCATTTCATATCGCACATACTGGCGTTTTTTGCCGCCAGCGATGGTATTGTGAACGAAAACCTGGCGGTGAACTTTATGAGTGAAGTACAGGTTCCTGAAGCACGCTGCTTTTATGGTTTCCAGATCATGATGGAGAATATACACTCTGAAACATACGCCCTGTTGATTGATACTTACGTTAAAGACCCTGTTGAAAAAGACCGTTTATTCCATGCCATTGATACCGTGCCATGTGTAGGCAAAAAAGCCGAATGGGCCCTTAAATGGATTGAGAACGGCACCTTTGCGCAGCGCCTTGTAGCTTTCGCCGCGGTAGAGGGTATCTTTTTTTCGGGTAGCTTTTGCTCACTGTTCTGGCTTAAAAAACGTGGCCTGATGCCGGGCTTAACTTTTAGCAATGAGCTGATCTCTCGTGATGAAGGTATGCACTGTGAGTTTGCCTGCTTACTATACAGTATGCTTAACAACAAGTTGAGCAAAGAGGAAGCAACGAGCATTATTACCGATGCCGTTGAAATAGAAAAGGAATTTGTAAGCGATGCGTTACCGGTTAACCTGATAGGCATGAATGCCAAGCTGATGAGCCAGTACATTGAGTTTGTGGCCGACAGATGGTTGCAAGAGTTGGGTTATGATAAGCACTATAACGCTACCAATCCGTTTGATTTTATGGAGATGATAAGCTTGCAGGGTAAAACCAACTTTTTTGAAAAGCGCGTAGGCGACTATCAAAAAAGCGGTGTACTAAACAACGTACCCGAGAGCAAATCGTTCTCGCTGGATGAGGACTTTTAACAGCCCCACCCAACCTCCTCTAAAGGAGAGGAGCAAAAAAGATAATTAACTATAATAAATACACTCACTTAGAAACTCCCCCTTTAGGGGGTTAGGGGGCACGCAATATGTTTGTAATAAAAAGAGATGGCCGCAAAGAGTCGGTAAAATTTGATAAGATAACAGCACGTATCGAGAAGTTGTGCTACGGGTTTCAACTGGTTGATCCGATTGACGTTGCCAAAAAGGTGATTGAGGGTTTATATGATGGCGTAACCACTTCGGAACTGGATAACCTGGCTGCTGAAACTGCCGCGTCATTAACCACCAAGCACCCGGATTATGCTTTGCTGGCATCGCGTATAGCTGTGTCAAACCTGCATAAAAACACGGTAAAATCATTCAGCGAAACCATGCGTATGCTGTATGAGTACGTAGATAGCAAGAATGGCAAAAACGCATCGCTGATCGCTGATGACGTTTGGGAAGTGATCAGAGATAATGCTGAAGTGTTAGACAGCACCATTATTTACGACCGCGATTTCGGGTTCGATTACTTCGGCTTTAAAACGCTTGAAAAATCATACCTGCTAAAAATCGACGGTAAAATAGTGGAACGTCCGCAGCACCTGTTTATGCGTGTATCGGTAGGTATCCACAAAAGCGATATCGACAGCGTTATCAAAACTTACAACCTGATGAGCGAGCGTTGGTTCACCCACGCTACACCTACGCTATTCAACGCGGGTACGCCGAAACCACAAATGTCATCATGCTTTTTGCTGACCATGAAGGATGACAGCATTGACGGTATTTATGATACCCTGAAACAAACCGCCAAAATTTCGCAAAGTGCGGGTGGTATAGGTTTGAGCATCCATAACGTACGCGCAACAGGTTCATACATCAGCGGTACCAACGGTACCAGCAACGGTATCATACCGATGCTGCGTGTATTTAATGATACTGCCCGTTATGTTGATCAGGGTGGCGGCAAGCGTAAAGGCGCTTTCGCTATTTACCTGGAGCCTTGGCATGCTGATGTATTCGAGTTTCTTGACTTACGTAAAAACCACGGTAAGGAAGAAATGCGCGCCCGCGACTTGTTCTATGCCCTTTGGATTTCAGACTTGTTTATGAAACGCGTTGAGGCCAATGAGGATTGGAGCCTGTTCTGTCCGCATGAAGCACCGGGTTTAGCGGATTGCTTTGGTGCCGAGTTTGAAGCATTATACACTAAATACGAACAAGAAGGCCGTGCCCGTAAAACCATTAAAGCACAGGAGCTTTGGTTTGCGGTGTTAGACTCACAAGTGGAAACCGGTACGCCTTATTTGTTGTACAAGGATGCCGCAAACGCCAAATCAAACCAGCAAAACCTGGGTACTATAAAAAGCTCAAACCTTTGCACCGAGATCATGGAATACACCTCGGCTGATGAGGTAGCGGTTTGTAACCTGGCATCGCTGGCCTTACCGCGCTACATCAACAACGGCGTGTTCGATCACGAGAAATTATATGAGGTTACTTACCAGGTTACATTGAACCTGAACCGCATTATCGACCATAATTACTACCCGGTTGATGAGGCCCGTAACTCAAACCTGCGCCACCGCCCGATAGGTTTAGGCGTACAAGGTTTGGCTGATACCTTTATACAACTGCGTTTACCGTTTGAAAGCGATGCCGCCAAACAACTTAACAAAGAGATATTTGAAACCATCTACTTCGCTTCAATGACGGCTTCAAAGGATTTGGCTATCCAGGATGGCGCTTACGAAACCTTCAAGGGTTCACCGCTATCACAAGGGAAATTCCAGTTCGATCTGTGGGGTGTAACTCCGGAAAGCGGCCGTTGGGATTGGGAAAATCTGCGCCTTGATGTAATGAACCATGGTGTGCGTAACTCACTGCTGGTGGCGCCAATGCCTACCGCATCAACCTCGCAAATATTGGGTAATAACGAGTGCTTTGAGCCTTATACCTCAAACATCTATACCCGCCGTGTATTAAGTGGTGAATTCATCGTGGTAAACAAATACCTGTTGCGCGACCTGGTTAACCTTGGTTTATGGAACACCACCATGAAGGATAAGATCATCAGCGCTAACGGCTCAATTCAGGATATTCCTGAAATACCTGCCGATATTAAGGAACTGTACAAAACCGTATGGGAAATTAAGATGCGTAACATCATCGATATGGCAGCCGACAGGGGCGCTTATGTTTGCCAGTCGCAATCGCTTAACTTGTTCATTAACTCGCCAAACGCGTCAAAACTTACTTCAATGCACTTTTACGCATGGAAGAAAGGCCTTAAAACAGGTATGTACTACCTGCGTACGCAGGCGGCATCACAAGCGGTTAAGTTTACGGTTGAAAACCAGGGCGGCAAAAACATGGAACCGGTTATCCCGGATCACGTTGCCCAGGTTGCCGATGAGATACCTGCAGGCCCAAGCTGCTCAATGGAAGAGGGCTGCGTAACCTGTTCGGCATAACTACGATCCTGTAGCTATTAAAGTGTCAGTTTAATAGTTTTACTAAAAAAGCGTGGGGCGTTTTGGAATGCGTCCCCGCTTTTTTGTTTACAGGCATTTTTTTGCATGACGAGCATCATCCCCGTAGGTGCTCCCCGTCATGTGTCGCCACTGCGGCATCCAATACATTTGAGGCATAGATCAACTTAAATGTATTATGAAAAATTTACGAATACTACTTGCCGCAATTTTACTTATTACTTCAACAACCACCTTTGCTCAACAGAAAGGCGAATGGAACATTCGCTTGCGTGGTGTGGGTGTTATCCCGCAGGAGAAAGCCAATATAGGCGTAATCGGTGGTGATGTCGACATCAGCAAAAGCTTTATCCCTGAGCTTGATTTTACTTACTACTTCGCCAATAACTTTTCGGCCGAACTGATATTGGGTACAACCCGCCACAAAGTGAAAACCACATCATCAAACCTCACCGCTATTGGCGGCCCTGCATCTGCCGATGTTGACCTGGGTAAAGTATGGTTGCTGCCGCCAACGCTAACGCTGCAATACCATGTGCCTACTGGCAGTATAGTAAGGCCATATATCGGCGCGGGTGCCAACTACACCATATTTTATGGTGCCGATGAAGGCTCGACCGTTAAAGGCGTTGATTACAAGAATAGCTTTGCCTTTGCCGCGCAGGCCGGTGTGGACATCGACCTGAATAAAAAATGGTTTGTAAACGTGGACATGAAGAAGCTGTTCCTCTCAACAGATGTTACAGTAGATGCTTCAAACCTCACCCCGGCGGGTAACCCAAGTCTTGAGCCAACACTGCGCAACATACCTGCCGATGTTAAGATACGCCCATGGCTGATAGGCATAGGTATAGGCTGCCGCTTATAAAAAATTGGTTTAGATAAATAAAAGCGCTGTGCCGGTTAAACGGTACGGCGCTTTTTGCGTCTGTACCAGTAATCAACCAATTGTTCACCTTTACCCTGATCATATAATGATAAACCTGTACCATTTTAAGTTACCCGCAGTCGCGCTTTTATTAATAGCCCTGTTTTACTGCCCGGCGGTTAAAGCACAAACACCGGTTATAGAGTATGAGCCTGATGAAAGTTATGTTGGCTTTAACCAGGGCAAGGGCTGGGCTATAGGCGGGCAGTTCGGGTACGATTTCCCGACAGGGGCGTTGAGCCAAAACTACCGTGTTACCCCGACCTACGGCATAGGCTTATATAAAAAGGTAGATGATTTTACACTGAACTTTAACATTAACCACCATGCTTATCCCGTAAAAAGTAATGCTATAGGCATGGTTGATAACAGGTTTATTGTATTAGGATTTTACTTTGGTGGCGCTTATGATAAATTGATAACGCCTTTTTTTAAGGTATACGGTGGCCTCAACCTGGGGGCCTGGCTTAAGCGTTACGAGGATATTTACAATTATGATGACGAATGCGGTTGTGAAATTAACAATACCAACTTTTACTTTGCTCCTAAGGCTGGTTTTACTTATCTCACCAGTAGCCGCATAGGCATAGGTGTTGAAGCTAAATACAACGTTTATGTAACCGGCTATGATTACGTTACCAATACCAGCGGAGGCAAATTATTCAATTCAGTAGCTGCTACGCTGATACTTACTTATCATTTTTAGCATGTGGGTTTAACTTGTTTTTGTTTGGTTTGTAGTGTTTTAACCGGTAGTTGATTTTTGAATTAATTGGTATTGTTTGTTAGGGTGCATGGGGTTATTTATATACTTTTACCAGTGATAACCTTATCGCAAAGCATGAATATCAACATCCCCAAATTTGCACTTAACATTATAGGTGCGTTATTACTCGTTTTTTTATTTTGCACGGAGGCTGATGCGCAGCGACGCTCAAACCGTGGATTGAACTATGACGGCGACGCGGCGGGTGTTGGCAACGGCGGCTCGGGTGAGTTCGGGTATGCATCATGGGGAGTATCACTACAGGCAGGTTTTGA
This genomic interval from Mucilaginibacter defluvii contains the following:
- a CDS encoding OmpW/AlkL family protein; this encodes MKNLRILLAAILLITSTTTFAQQKGEWNIRLRGVGVIPQEKANIGVIGGDVDISKSFIPELDFTYYFANNFSAELILGTTRHKVKTTSSNLTAIGGPASADVDLGKVWLLPPTLTLQYHVPTGSIVRPYIGAGANYTIFYGADEGSTVKGVDYKNSFAFAAQAGVDIDLNKKWFVNVDMKKLFLSTDVTVDASNLTPAGNPSLEPTLRNIPADVKIRPWLIGIGIGCRL
- a CDS encoding ribonucleoside-diphosphate reductase small subunit, which translates into the protein MKQENDEVLLRENKDRFVILPINYPRIWEMYKKHEASFWTAEEIDLSDDLKHWETLNAGEKHFISHILAFFAASDGIVNENLAVNFMSEVQVPEARCFYGFQIMMENIHSETYALLIDTYVKDPVEKDRLFHAIDTVPCVGKKAEWALKWIENGTFAQRLVAFAAVEGIFFSGSFCSLFWLKKRGLMPGLTFSNELISRDEGMHCEFACLLYSMLNNKLSKEEATSIITDAVEIEKEFVSDALPVNLIGMNAKLMSQYIEFVADRWLQELGYDKHYNATNPFDFMEMISLQGKTNFFEKRVGDYQKSGVLNNVPESKSFSLDEDF
- a CDS encoding ribonucleoside-diphosphate reductase subunit alpha encodes the protein MFVIKRDGRKESVKFDKITARIEKLCYGFQLVDPIDVAKKVIEGLYDGVTTSELDNLAAETAASLTTKHPDYALLASRIAVSNLHKNTVKSFSETMRMLYEYVDSKNGKNASLIADDVWEVIRDNAEVLDSTIIYDRDFGFDYFGFKTLEKSYLLKIDGKIVERPQHLFMRVSVGIHKSDIDSVIKTYNLMSERWFTHATPTLFNAGTPKPQMSSCFLLTMKDDSIDGIYDTLKQTAKISQSAGGIGLSIHNVRATGSYISGTNGTSNGIIPMLRVFNDTARYVDQGGGKRKGAFAIYLEPWHADVFEFLDLRKNHGKEEMRARDLFYALWISDLFMKRVEANEDWSLFCPHEAPGLADCFGAEFEALYTKYEQEGRARKTIKAQELWFAVLDSQVETGTPYLLYKDAANAKSNQQNLGTIKSSNLCTEIMEYTSADEVAVCNLASLALPRYINNGVFDHEKLYEVTYQVTLNLNRIIDHNYYPVDEARNSNLRHRPIGLGVQGLADTFIQLRLPFESDAAKQLNKEIFETIYFASMTASKDLAIQDGAYETFKGSPLSQGKFQFDLWGVTPESGRWDWENLRLDVMNHGVRNSLLVAPMPTASTSQILGNNECFEPYTSNIYTRRVLSGEFIVVNKYLLRDLVNLGLWNTTMKDKIISANGSIQDIPEIPADIKELYKTVWEIKMRNIIDMAADRGAYVCQSQSLNLFINSPNASKLTSMHFYAWKKGLKTGMYYLRTQAASQAVKFTVENQGGKNMEPVIPDHVAQVADEIPAGPSCSMEEGCVTCSA
- the ruvC gene encoding crossover junction endodeoxyribonuclease RuvC, which translates into the protein MQSTNTQERIILGIDPGTAVMGYGLIKQTGSKLELISLGVVKMGNIDDHMLKLQRIFEKTVALIDNYHPDCLAIEAPFYGKNIQVMLKLGRAQGMAMAAALSRNVDITEYAPRKIKQSITGNGNATKEQVAGMIQRLLNFTETPDFLDATDGLAVAVCHAFQRSVVSGSSSSSKKSYSGWDTFVKDNATRVSGVGKKK
- a CDS encoding DUF3857 and transglutaminase domain-containing protein, producing MFKRLFLLGMLLAGGIPVFAQKVSPELYKASTIPDSLKTDADAVLRYKSEEITISTPGRRIHKAHSVVTVLNEHAIDETRIILPYDKTSFINSFQMIVYNADGGVIKKYKKSDMYDRSAIDNISIITDQRIKAISHTVASYPLTIEMIFELEDDGILSYGSWQLQEAERSVQYSSCTFIVNPAAGLRYNNRNTTIKPQKSVINGNDVYSWSVSNLKAFKNEKGVPEWCVAPRVDFSPVNFSYDNRPGKLDTWENFGKWIQALNSDVNTLPPARAEEFRKMTANFKTDKEKAKFLYEYLQKNMRYVSIQLGIGGLKPFAASFVDQKKYGDCKALSNYMYAMLKAVNIPANYALIRAGENSEPADFAFSQNRFNHAILCIPFKNDTTWLECTSDTQPFGVLGTFTENRNALLITESGGKLVSTPKTKAANNAFNSNVNIKLNADGSAVSTIKLKNTGEFRSMMLGVAEMSVDEQKEFFIRYLKMKQPAAFNIKQADDKDGMKELELEMAYDKFSDVIAGPRQFYKPAAFDLWAYTCPAEEKRKADFYFDHPLLKNCVTTISLPEGFEVENMPANQTLKFAYGDYTLNYAYDAAKNEVVSTAKFTLNNHIIPAAKYTEMQQYLDNVAKAQNKKLVIKRKA
- the aat gene encoding leucyl/phenylalanyl-tRNA--protein transferase, which produces MIFRLDERLLFPDPALAEADGLLAIGGDLSAGRLMLAYQNGIFPWYSDDTPILWYSPHERFVLNPATVVISKSMRQVLRSGKFRVTFNTAFAEVIKACSLVPREGQDGTWITGDMMAAYINLHQLGKAHSVEVWQDEALVGGLYGVEVGKVFCGESMFSKVSNASKTALITLCKTGKYSLIDCQVYTEHLESMGAGMIGRDEYMAILRQ